GCTCTCTTTCCTGACTTTCCCCTGTGCCAATGGCTGCAAGCAGCTGTGCAGTCTCCTCGCCTTGATTGATTCTCCAGCCATAATGACCTTTTGTAATTGTTACAGTAGGACCATAAGATGTTTTCAAAGTCTTAGGTTTATAAGCTGTATCGTATTTTTCCGCCAGAGATTTTACATATTCCCCTGCTTTTTCAGAGGAAATATCTACAGTTATGCCGTCTGTTGAAAGCCACCCTGCAATTATATCTCCTGATAAAGTCTCTCTTGCATCTCCAAACTGATATGTAATTGTCATATTCGCATATTTATTCATTTCATCTACAACTGCCTTCAGCTGCTCATCCTCTTTAGTAACTGTAGGCGCCAAATAACAGCTGTTTTCCTCCAGAGAAACCCTTGGCTGCAGTCCTACAGCAGCCTGGCCTATAACTTTTACAGTCATATCCCTGTTTAAAGCAGTTCCCTGCTCCTCCGGCACAACGGCAAAGCCTGTTCCCGGAGTATACTGGGATACGTAAGCTGATACAGGGGCTGTCATCTGAGCCTCGTCCATACAATCCAGACTGTCTACCGCCTCCTCTAAAAGTTTCTCATCATAGGAAACCTGGGTTTTAATTTCAGCAGTATTTCCCTGCATTTTAGCAGGAAGCCAGGAAAGAGGCCTCTGAGCTGCTATCATTTGCCCCAGACTCCCGTCAAATTCCGGCTTTAACTGAATCTGGTCCCCGGAAATGGTCTCTGACTTATTTCCTCTTTCTTCTATAATTAATGTATATCCATTAATTTCCGCTGCAATAGCCGCCTCTACCTGGGCTACAGTCATTCCCGAGGCGTCTATACCGTTAATCACAGTTCCCGGAAAAAATACTGTTTTATACTTTTGGCCTTCATATACATAATAACCGCCGCCTACAGCCAAAATTCCCACTATAGCTGCTGCTGCAATTAAGGCTGCTTTTCCACTGCCTTTTTTTCTCCTTCTGCTTTTCCTAAAGCCATCCTTTTCTTCTGAAATAATTCCCTTTTCGGCTCTTTCTTTATTTTGCTCTTCTACTTTCTTTAAAAGTCTTTCCGCTCTGGCCTCCCTGGAATAATCCTTTAATTCCTCCGCCTCTTCCGGCTTTACCTCTTCCACTTCCCTTAAAGCTTCCTGCCCTGTCTCTTCTGTATACTCCGGCTTTTTTTCTTTCCCCGCCTCTTCTACATGTTCCGGCTCTTTTTCCTTCTCCGCCTCTTCTACATGCTCCGGCTCTTTTCCCTTTTCTGGCTGTTTTACCCCTTCTTCTGTGCCGTTCTCCGGTTCTTCACCCTTTTTATCTGTTTCTTCTGTATGTTCTCCCTCTTTTTTCTCTTTTATGTCTGTTGCTTCTTTATCGTCGGAGATATCTGTCTGCTTTTCCAGTTCCTCTGTTATGGCTTTTACTTCTGTCTCCCTTTCCTGCTCCAGCTTTTTCTCCAGTTCATTTAGAAATTCCTTGTCATCCAAAAATTTTTCCTCCTCTATCCTTCCATTACATGAAGGCTGCGGATACCAAAATCCTTTATTCTGTCCATAATTTCAAAAGCATGAGGCTCCAAATAATCCCAGCTGCCTGCTGTCAGCCCCTGATGCTTTAATTCTTCTATTATATCTATACAAATGTTCTCAATTTCCTTTTGGCAGTTATCTGACCTTTGAGCCAGCTTTTCCACCTGTTCTGCAGTGGAAGCCAATACAGGCAGCTGTCTGGCCCCCTTAAACATCCATTTATAATAAGGCGTGTACCTGTTGTTTAACAGATAAATCATAGAGACAGCGGCCCTTATAAATTCAGCCAGCGCCATAGCGGCCGCCCCAAACTCTCCTCTTTTTGCCATTCTTTCGTAATTATACTGTCCTGACTGAGCCATAATAACAGCTCTGGCAGCGATCTTCTTTTTTCTTACGTCCTCCGGAAATCCGGCCAGCAGTTGATTTCTCACTGCCGTAAATTCCC
The window above is part of the Lachnoclostridium edouardi genome. Proteins encoded here:
- a CDS encoding L,D-transpeptidase family protein — its product is MDDKEFLNELEKKLEQERETEVKAITEELEKQTDISDDKEATDIKEKKEGEHTEETDKKGEEPENGTEEGVKQPEKGKEPEHVEEAEKEKEPEHVEEAGKEKKPEYTEETGQEALREVEEVKPEEAEELKDYSREARAERLLKKVEEQNKERAEKGIISEEKDGFRKSRRRKKGSGKAALIAAAAIVGILAVGGGYYVYEGQKYKTVFFPGTVINGIDASGMTVAQVEAAIAAEINGYTLIIEERGNKSETISGDQIQLKPEFDGSLGQMIAAQRPLSWLPAKMQGNTAEIKTQVSYDEKLLEEAVDSLDCMDEAQMTAPVSAYVSQYTPGTGFAVVPEEQGTALNRDMTVKVIGQAAVGLQPRVSLEENSCYLAPTVTKEDEQLKAVVDEMNKYANMTITYQFGDARETLSGDIIAGWLSTDGITVDISSEKAGEYVKSLAEKYDTAYKPKTLKTSYGPTVTITKGHYGWRINQGEETAQLLAAIGTGESQEREPVYSQTAASRGENDYGDTYVEINLTAQHLYFYKNGEKLIESDFVSGNVSKNYTTPPGAYPLTYKQRNAILRGEGYASPVSYWMPFNGGIGMHDANWRSSFGGTIYKTSGSHGCINLPPAVAKTIYENISQGMPVLCYNLEGTESKGSSVKPAQPTQPETESSAAAEQPTEGQPSQPESNPAEQPAQPAEHPSQEPTQPETESSAPTEAPTGPGDQVGQQPSQEVSGPGAGM
- a CDS encoding DUF4037 domain-containing protein, translated to MKGLEIAYKFYEEYGREMIHTMFPQYENKIAAGLVGEGSECFGFDDYISRDHDFDPGFCLWITEETEKEIGFSLYRAYGKLPKEFMGVKLMGQSFFGTGRKGVLEIGEFYSRFTGRKGVPQSLLEWLYLPEHSLACAVNGQVFKDDGGEFTAVRNQLLAGFPEDVRKKKIAARAVIMAQSGQYNYERMAKRGEFGAAAMALAEFIRAAVSMIYLLNNRYTPYYKWMFKGARQLPVLASTAEQVEKLAQRSDNCQKEIENICIDIIEELKHQGLTAGSWDYLEPHAFEIMDRIKDFGIRSLHVMEG